The genomic window GCCATATTCGGATCGGAGGGCGTCCCAATCAGAATGTTCACGATATTCGCGCGGCAGATCGGGCTGCAAAAAAATCACAAAAGTTCGTCAAGAAAAACTGCGCCTCACGGCCGGAGCCACAGACCAAATGGTCAATGGAGGGCGCGAAAAAGCAAAACAAACACGGCGACGAGACTCGCAAAAAAAATCCAGattcggcgccgcaggcgcgagcggaggaggcgcacgaaCTCAGCAAACCAAACAGACGAGGAAATCCGACGCTACTGGGAGAGGGAAGATGATGAAGACCTGGAAACGATTCGGCGACACCAGGCCCTGACTGACTGCATGCATGCTGCAGAGAGGGACACGCCTGTGAAAACGTAGTCCTTTACACACATTGCTCACTTACCACGCTTGACTCGTTTCCAGCCAGTGCTCCACGCACGCCTTGTGAAAGAAATGCCTGCGAGAAATTCAGAAGGCAGATCGCGCCATACACGCCTGAGACCGCGCTGCAGTCTCCTCAACAGAAACATAGACTATTTCTGTAAATATGCAATGAAGGAGGGAGGGACTCCGGgggcagacgacggcggtgTGGTCCTCGTGATATTCCACACTCACGCCGCGAGAGGAGCCACCATGTATTCCAACAACGATGAGGATGACAGAAGTAAGAAATCCAAGCCGCGTTCCCACGGCGCATACGCCTATCGCATCCATCTGCCCTTCGAACCCTGCGCGAGTCTGAATGTTTTTACAAGCTTATATGCCTGCAACGTAAGCATGCGTCTACATATGTGTGTGAGCGGAAGCGGCAAGGCGGGAGAGCCGTGGAAGCGACCAGATGAACGGAGGCGAGtgaggcctctgcgcagagacCCGTGGCGAACACGCGGGGGCCCGTCAGAGACAAGAAAACAAGGTTAAAATTTGTGAaagcctcgcctctgcgacgcatgcgccgttGCTCCATGGactttctctgcgtctccttgatgcctgcgtctctgtgCTGTGCCTCAGAGCTCAGCGTTTGTGACGCCGAGTCATGGCCATTGCTGCGCGGCTCCCGCTGTACCTGCTGTCGCAGGGCATGATGAGAACTTCGTCCTCGTCATCCAGATCTACCATGCAGATGGGGCACGACTTGTTGATTGAGATCGACTGACGCTCGAGGAGCCCCGAGGCGCTCgggccgccctcgcccagCTCTCTGCTGACCGCCCTGGCGCCCAGTCCCCCAGCCGAGGACGCGCCCGGGAGACCCCCGCCTCCGACCGCGCCCGTGGAGCCCAACCGCGCGAAgccgcccggcggcggcgcagacggagacaccgacggcgcgccggaggcgagcaaGTTCGAGACGCTGTCGATCACCGTCCCAAACGAAAGGCCTggaagcgagcggcgctcCTGCTGAACGTCGACTTCGTGAGTGTCGAGCGCTGAAGACAGAGGAATCGCACCCCCAAGATGGAAGCCGGGGCAAACCGCCGCCACAGTCGAACTGCAGGCCGAACGGAGACGATGCGAGGGCTAGAGGGACACCGCCTGCGGAAGGCCTCAGGCGACATACCCTCACACGAATATTCACACACACCAGCTGAAGGTCTTCGAAGCTAAAAACGCGTTCAAGTCCACAtcacgcctgcagcggcgcgctggagactGCCGCTGCCCCCCTCACACATCGCACGTACTGTATTGGCGCCGAAGATTTTCAACGAGATCGCGGTAGGTTTTCACTTCGAGCTGCTGAATGAGCAACGGCGGGGTGGGCTGCCGGTCCGCCGGTCGGACAGCGAAGCGAACCATGAAGTAGATGATGcaggggagacagagacagatcTGCAGGCAAACCGACACGATGCAGGAAGTGACTTCAACGCGCTCCGAAAATCTATACATCTAGACTCGCACCGTTCTACTTGTCGCGtgcagctctgcgccgcggcaggagACACCGACAGGATGGAAACAAGGCGAATACGACACGAAACAGTGCGCCCGTCCGCCCATCGCTGAGGCACAGCGAGTCCCGAATAAATGCGCATGCACCTGCGCATATACGGCGAGAACCTCACAACCGCTGCCAAAGTTCCTCTACCGTTCATAAAAAACGCCAACAGCGGTTCTAACCCTCAACCCCAGCACATACGTCGAGCGATAGATATAGGtagatatagacagatagagatatagatatatagtCATAGATAGTTATATAAggatagatatatagataaatAGAGATCTGCGTGCATCTGAGTGCGCCGTTGGGCTTCCTGTATCGCTGAGATACCCCTGCACAGGTCGGTAACAccacgcgtgcatgcgcacacaaGTGCCTTCATTTATAGCAGTGCGCATGTATCTACACATGGAGTCCCCGTGAATAGAgtcgggcgaggcgcctcttctgcgcatgcatgtgaaTCTCAGTGCGAGAGCCTGAAGCTTCCTTACGAGAGTGTAGACGAGGAATGGCACAAGATAGACAGTTCCTGTCACCCAGAACATGATCTGCGCGACCGTTCGGGCGAGCGTGGCTGACgcaaacagagaaaaaaaagacaaaagAGAAATCATTCGAGATCTCGCGACCCTACGCATCAAGCGCTCCGCCCGCTGACGCAGAGTCAGCCTCTCTGCCGACCGGCGCACGCAGAAAGGAACACAACAACCCCACGGGCGCCCATGCAAGCAATTCACGatttcctccgcgccagccCCCGCGAGGTGGACGCGGAGTGCGGCTGAGACGGCACGCGCTCGCCACCGCCGTAGCAGCAGCATTCAAGACGCATAGCGACCCGTCACGCCGctttcttccgccttctcggcaAAGCCGCATTCGCACTAGCAAGCATATCgactgcgcatgcgcactcAAAAATCAGTGGATCTCTGCCCCAGGACCCGCTCCTggatgcgcatgcatgaagctcgacggcgaagggCTCCCACTAGCGTGGCCTCCGAGGCGGTGCTCACGTTCGCCGCAGTGAGGCTCGAAGTAGAGCTGCTCCACGCCGAAGAGCCACCAGGTGAAGCCGAAGGCGTGGACGAGGCGCGTCAAGATCACCAGGACTCGGGGGACGGtagcgaggctcgcgcgaaTGCGCCAAGAGGTCACGAGTGTGTTCAACACGAGCTGAACAATCATCCGCCCCAGCCAGACCAGACCCCACAGCTTGACGCCCGCGTCGCAACCCTGAAAAAAAGACGCACGCTGGCATCTGTGGGGTGTGAAGCACACATCGTCTACGCAGGGCATCAGACAGAACCGGAGCGCCGCAACGAGCACACAAGTCACATGTTTGTATACGAGAAGCGAGCGGGATGGACGCGAAAGCCCCACGCGAAACGGATACGCCATACACAACTCAATATAGATGTATAATTATGTGGATATGTATATGAACGCAACCGTTCTATTTCTCACGAGGAGGCACGCAGGCCCTCATGCGGACATATATGCAGGCAGATTCACATGGACAGACAGGCAGACAAGGACGGAAGCAAAgcacgcggcagcgagggagTCGCCACACGGAGAAAAGGCTAGGGACGCGGGTGAAGGGAGCTGCTTTCACCAAACTATCTTCGAAAACAGAAGGGATGGCATGCATCGAGGAGATCTGCGCACGACCGGCAGCCCCACACGCAGCATTTCAAACTCAGACAGACAATATCCACCTGCCTCCCTGCCCTCACACGCTCAGTGTGTGCCGATAGCTAAGgcaaacatatatacatagacgCGAAAACGTAGATGAATGTAGATACTGAATGAGAGAGGTGGGTAATGCCAAGTCAACTGGGAAAATAGCTCAGAAATTTGCATAGGCTGCGGCCGATAGAGAACGCTATCCAGAAATGCCTCAACCTTAGACCGTCAGCGCGCGTCAGCTTACGCGATCCCAGTCGTGCCTGTAGAGGACGAGAAGCGCCACGAGGCAGGCAGTGAAGCCCATGAGGCAGAAACCGTAAAAGAAGTATATCGAGGCCGCCATCCGGCGGTCTCGACGCAACATGTCAGCTGCACACAAGGCGCATAAGCGAGGAGATAAAAAAGCCTCGATTCCACCGATAGACTCCCCGCAGGCCTACACAGGCGAGGCCTCCAGCACAGCACCGGTAcgtgcgtgtctgtctcgtCAACTACCTATACGCAACACACGGCTTCTGGTGCTTTGAGGTCCTGCTAAAGGCGAGATCAAGAGTGTGCTCCCCAGAAAAGTGAAGTTCACGTGGTAATGTAGCATATCTCTCTCGCGTGACCTCCTCCTCttgtacaacagacgctcgcGGAGCTGCTTGGCTCTTCTGAGCGCAGGCTCCACGAGAATAATTGCAGCctgagaggcagagaggggagcgaacgcccgcgcggcagcctcacCTTCCTCATTGAGATCTCGCTGAATCTGAAGCGCcagggcctccgcctccgctgcttccaTTCTGGATTGCGTatcgtcttcttctcagTCTCCTCGCGGACAAACCCttggcgcgcgtctcgctgcgcttcATCGCCCGTTTCGCGGCAAGAGCAACTCTGAGCCGTCTCTGATAAACGTTTGAGGTGTCCGCCGAGCGGTCCCGTCCCCTTTCGCACCCGCTTCAGACTCCCCTCAGTCGGCAATTCGCTTCCAGCGGCGCTCCAAACGATTCACAACCGTGTAtggatgcatgcagaggcaaaacacgcacacgctaggcagtcgcgcgcgcgagaggcaaaCTTAACCAATCAAAGAagcaaggcgacgcgcgcaccGACGAAGCCGAAGGACGCAGGCTCCCGTGCTCCAGCGACAGGTGCGCGAGAAGCCGGCAGGGATGCATGCGAAATATTCAGTTGAGCacgaagcgagcgagagccCTCGGCTGAAAAAGCCGGAACGACCAGAGTGGATGCCGGCGtaggcgcgagagaaggagcAAATGTAGACTCTGTAGGACGGAAATGTGACGAGCGGGTGTCCTTCACGTAACGCAGAAAAAGCCGGTGACTGACCTTCCCTGTGTTGCAGACTCGTGGAGCACTCGATGGCGGGCTGCGCCTGTTTGTACCCAACCGCGGAAATACACACTTGAGCGACAAATGTGCCTTCGCGGGAGCTCAGATTCGGTCTCGCAATAGAGttgcagaagacgaagacgcgcagaaaaTCGATAAGGCCTTTGGAAGTAAGGGGAAGGTCGAAAAGACTATTCCagacgcctgctgcgccgacGCTTATTTCCTTCGAAGAAGCTGGCAGGGGCGCGCATGGAGGTACTGCGCCTTGCTAGGCTGAGGCTCTCAACGGCGAACGCGAGGCGACAACGGAAGTGATTCGAAAATTGACTTGCTTCTGAGAGCGTCcatggcgccggcgcgaaaGGGGCGACGCGACCAGAGGGTCGTGGAGCGTCTCTGGAATCCAAGACTTTCTCTATAAACCGCAGCGCAATCCTACTGCGCTCGATGGATCCTCCAAGAACGttcagagaagaaggcggaaagCGTCTTGCAGGGACACAAACGACGCATACAGTGGCGAAGAAAAACTTCCAGTTCCCGGGAACGTGACGCACAGACACTGCGGCGAGAAACTAAAAGTAAGGGAGAAAAGGCAAAAACGGCGCTTGACTcaaagacagagagaaaaacgaggcTGTGAGCAACGAGAAATACTGAAAGAGGCCCGAAGGAACTGCGAAAAATACACGCATGGGCGGCTGGTTTCGCTCTTCGCCCTTGCTAGCGAGAGCCAGGGGACCTTTTcgcgaaggccgaggcgAATACGGGAAAGCCAAGCTGGGCTCCACGCTCCTTATAGACATTTGAAAGAAATTCCGAGCGACGTGGACACAAGACATGCAGAGTAGTTACGCAGATGGAAAAAAACGGCCGTCAGACAAGAATGACGCACTGCGCGACAGCTCCTCTCTTGAGTTAGACGCGGCACGTGTGTCCGCCCATCCTCCGGCTAGTCACCCTGAAGAAGTGGAAATTCCTGGTAAATTGTGCGCTcccgagagcggcggcgcggagacaaagCCCAGGAAATCCCAGTGAGAGTCGTGAGGTCGCAACGCGTGTGAATTCGGTCTTTGCCGGCGCATCTCTcggtgcatgcgctgctAGCAATTCGCGAGTAAGCCTGCTGCTTGTGCAAATGGGCGAGTCCCGGTGAGCAACTGAGTGTCTGACGTTTCTCTGTTTGTTTCAGCTTTCGTGCCATACGCGTCACAAGCGAGAAACGCACGAGTCCTGTATCAAGCAAAGCCACCGCTGGAAGGCCTGCGCGGATTTCAGGCTAGCATCTAGCGTTTGTGGATCTCAGTCTGCAAACCGGATTCACGGCTTCGAAAGAGCTCCTTTGGACTCGCACAACTTCGCCGCTTCACCGTAGCTGCGCTCGGCTGCCGGCGGTGGTCTGTGCAGCAACGGTTGCGAGGCACAGCACTGACATGCCGGTTTCGTTAGGCATTGCTCTCAGTTGAGTACGATgagcgcggctcgcctcacACGCTTTCCACTTGTCGAGCTCCTCTACTCGCACCGCCGCCTTCACAAATTTACTTTATTTCGCAACCGCAAAGAGCCGAGCGAAGGCaatgctgcagctgcggtaATTATTCGGCATGCAAGGGGGCAAGTAGACACTCAGCAGTCACAAGGCAAAGCCGTTCTACGGTGGCGGGGTGAGGGCTCTTCAGGCGCATGGGACCTCGATGCGTATCAGCCCAATCTAACAGATTCGTTTCGCGCTGCCCCCGCACtgcttttctgttttttcgtgGTTTTATTGCATGGGAAATAGAGCAAAGCTATGCAAATTGgcgcacgcggacgcgctgtGTCTCGCAAACGAAAAAATCAATAggtggagagagaagaaggctcAAAATAAAGAGTGCCGTTCATGTCGTAGCTCCCTCTTGTCTGGGCTTGACAGTGACTGTGCAACGATggtgtctgcggccgctccaGCCCGAGGCAACATTTTTCAAAGAAACAAGTCCCAGGCTTTCCAAGACACGCACTGTTCAGGGCGGAGTTGTTTGCAGCGCAGACCGCTGAGGGCTTCACAGGTAAAATGAATGCACCTGGAGGCCCCCAAGCACCGCTCCCGAGTCTACCAAAGACCATCGCTACGTACCTAGACACAACGAGCTTCAGAGAGCTTTCGGCATCCACCACCTCTTGCGGCACACGGGCACGTCGCAGGCTAACGCGGACTTCAGTTGCTCACGCTTTGTTTCCGCAGCaagcggcgtcgcctcttcaAGCTAAAAAAGATGCCTAACCTGCCGCAGACGTTTCGTACTCTATCCGAACTGGCTGCTGGAAAGCTCACGCCTCGTGCAGTTTGCAGACTTGCTGCTGCATCGCAGAAAGCCGGTGACCATACACATTGCCAGCGGCACGCAagctcttcgccctcccgcTCTTCGGGAACGAAACACACGCCGAGCACTGCGGCTTTCGGCCTGGTcagctcgccgacgcctcgtGGACTCGACGAGGGAAGGTGTTTCAAAGATTCTCAGCAGCCTGAACCTTCTCCGTGACTCGTGTCGCGCTCCGGTTCACGCGGCATGCTTTCCTGCAGTTCTGCGTTAAAAAAAGCAACCTGCCAGCGTGGAGTTCCCGGGAAAGCTCGCGCTGAAGGGCAAGCCCCGGCCTCCAGCGGAAGTCGTCCGTTTACCTGCAACACAATCGAGATGACCGACGCACACATACGAGGAAGACTCGGCGAGTCGCCTTCAGCCAAGAGGGTCTTCGAGGCAGTTGAGCCGCGTCGTtccgcatgcgtgcatgAGAAGAAGCGCTTCTCGAAAACGGCGGACTCCGGCTTGCATGCGGCGACTCTCGGATTCTTCGCAGCCTTCAAAACCATGCCTTCTACTGCAGTGGCTCGCTCTGCGGAGCTCCGTTTTTGGGCGGGGAAAATGCTCTAGCGGCGACAGTCGCCTTGCGGCCgcgtgctgccgcggcatgcatgcgccggtGCATGCGTAGAAGAGGGAATAATGGAGAATTGAAAACGAAAGTTCACAGGCCCGGGTCCTAAAGCAGGAAAAAGCGCAGAAAAACGATTTGAAACTCGGACATGCGCCTACACAGCAGCGAGTCAGCGCCGAGCGACGTTCCCTTTCTCTGCTGCATCTCTCTTGCCTTGCCGTCCCGCGTTTGTCGCTCatgcgccgcctgcatgccCCAGCCCACTGAATTTTTTCTGATTTTTCCTTTCGCCGGCTGGCCGTGCGCGCTTTCTTTTCtactctgcggcgcggactcTGTCCCCACCTCTGAGCGCCTTCAGCTCCGACTTCTCTCCCTCCACGCGTGCGTGAGCACGCAGCAGGGCCGCAGCTGTTAAATTGTGgctctctccgtcttcctcctctctgcgtgaAATCCTCCCTGGCCAGCGCTGCATTTgcatttttttcttcttctcgagcGCGTACACGTTTTTCCACTCCCCGAAGAGCGACATGgcaggcctcgccgcaggcaaTCCGCTCTTTGACGAGCTCGACGTGGCGAGCAAgtctccctcgcccgcgtgcgAACTCGGTCTCAATTCgacaaagaagagaaagctcgcgtcctcttcgccctctgcgtcttccgtctcttcctctcccccctcctcttattctgcctcttcgagcggcgcgtctgcgcgcggagaagccccgccgtcgtcagcctctgcagccgcggctctcgaagccgccgcctcttctccacctcgcgcctccgcagccgacgTTGTTAAAGAAGGGCAGTACGTGGTTCTGGTCTGCTCTCTGGGGCGGCGCTTCGTTGTGCGCGTTCcgctgggcgacgaggcaggcgacggcgaggcctcagacgcgcaggcggcggcctgcgtgaAGCAGGGGGTGTGTTCCAACCCACTCGATGCGGAGAGCAGAGaagcgggcgcctcgcgcgaagAAACGACGAAGCAGGGCGGCAAGCGCCGCGAAACAGACCGGTGAGATCTTCATGAGATGCCTCTCGTGCCTCGTGCGACGCCTAACAGCCCCGGCGCGCATGCCTCAGGGCGCTCATCcgtgcgggcgccgcgcgcatgcagccgacGCATCTCTCCATCGGCGCATCCGCAGGCAGCCAAAAGATAAACGGCAGAACAGGAGTGCGACTGGGGCCCTGAGCCTGTGGAGGATGTGGCCTCGCGACGGCACTGGGGAGACTTGCGCGGCCGGATTCCTGCTTCGCGTGCatctctgctgccgcttgATTCGCGAGTTGATTCACACGCGTCTGTGTCTTCTACAAATATGTCTGAACAtaagtagatatatatatttatctgCGTGGACGCATATGAGTCTGAGCCGCAGGGGGGGGATAGGGTTTGTCTTTCACGCCCCACTCAGGAACGCGCCTGGAGCGTTCACGACACGCCGCGGTGGCGTGACAGCTGTGCATCGAACGCTCAGAGCTTCTGcgtgcttttctctctttttttcagggCGGAGAGGGCCGCTCGTGGATGTTTGTCGCGTTGggtttccgccgcctcgccgttcgATTTTCCGCTCTCGCTCCTTCCCGGTCACGCCTTCTACTCTTCgttcctctgctgccgcggaaTTTGGTCGCTTGAGACAGAGCAGACGCGCGTGGATGACCTGCTGGCGAAGGCCGATGCTGCAGAGGCATCTTCTgctgacgaggaggagggcgccgggggcagcgcctgcgaaggGGGAAGCAAAGCGAAGACCGGCGCCCAGAGTGAGgagtgtctctgcatgcagcccgCGAGGGGTGCGtggcagaagagaggcgagaagacgcggctgcgggccTTAAAGAAAAGATATTCAAACCCTTTCGTAGCTGAGTTGACGTCATTTTGTTTCAGTGAAGTGAATTGCGTTGAACTGGTGACTATACGAATGCAGAGGGCAGAtagcggaggaggcagggCGCGGCAGTGAAGGGACAGACGACCAGAGAGACAGAATACACTTTTGTTTGAGTTTCTGTGGATGCGTGACTGCGGCAGACCGGATATGTTTATAGGCACTTTCTGGCCGCGGCAGAAAGGAGAGTCTCACGCACAGACAGCGCACGAGGAGCGACCCGAGAGAGGGTCTGTATACACATCGTCTGTCGATGCgctctttttttcgctttctctgtctgtcCTTGGCGGTTGAGCACCAGCGAGATTCTCTGCGTTTCTTTATCCTCGTgtcgcgggcctcgcacTCACACGGGCGCGACGGAAGCAGCTTTTTTTTGCGGTTTTCAGAGGCCTCGCGTATGGCGCGGAACGGCCACGAAGAGGACATCGAGGGAGACAACCGCGACATCGCCGACAGCAACGACGCCCAGCACCTGACCGCAGGCAAAATCGAGTGCCTCCGCGAAGGTAGATCGCCGTAGCTGCAGCAGGGGCGGAGTTTTTGTTCACCTCATCGCTTCTCCGCTGAagggacgcgcagagggcgcgcgcgtctcacCGGCGACgctcctctgtctgcagaGGATTTTCTAAGAGTCGAACCGGGTTGCTCCCACGGTGCTGGTCTCCGCATCGCGTTTGTAGGGCTCGTTTTTTATGCAGAGGAACCCTGGTGTCCTCGAGTCAGCAGTCATGTAGCCCGGCTGCGCAtggacatatatatatatatatatatatatatatatatatatatatatatatatatatatatatatatatattgatgtatgcatataaatgtatatatatttacaggTGTGCATGTATGCGTGTCAAGAGGTCTGCGAACACTTCCGCAGACGTTTCCTGCATCCCGGTTGCAAATCTGGGTGTGTTGCAGAGTCTCATTCCTTGTTGTGCTCTCGATATTGACCGCGCTGCTTGGCAGTTTGTTCGCCAAGTCCTCTTTGTTTGCATCTGGACTGTAGAGTGTCTTTTGCGaacttcttctcttctccgccggcgcgtgttGTGCGCAGAagggctgcgaggcgaagaagtgATTCGCTTGCTGATGATGAACAGCACGACATTTGAGAAGAAAACTAAGTTTGCGAAGGAAAAATACATTCGCAAAAAAATGGCCCGGTACGCGCacccctccgcggcgggctggcaggtcggcggcgaaggcgagaggcaggcgacccccctgtctctcctcgcggtcgATTCACTCGTGCACGGCGTGCCTTTGTTTGGTCGCTCGCTTGTTGTATGCAAGACGGTGTTTCGTTGAGCGGCGAGTTGATGTCCTTGTCGTTGCCGCCTTTTTTCTATTTCCTGCTGCCTCCCCAGCCACCTCAAGCGCGTCACAGTTCTCCCGGCGACCGTGCGCGAAGTCTGCGAGGCGTACTACGCCACCGACGCAACAAAAATTGCGTAAGCAAGGTGAagcctaaaccctaaaaaagTGGTTTCTCTGGAGACAGAAAGGATGCTTCTCGTTACACACACACCTGCGGGGTCCGTAGAAACGtgcgtatacatatatatatgtatacacattGTTTTCGAATATCGGTTCTCCGGCCAGACATCGAGATGCCGTACGTGAGTAGACAGgttgatatatatatatatatctacagCTGCGTTTGCATGTGCAGATAGAAGCGATGTGTGCCTAGCGTTTGCTCGTTCGTTGAAGGCTGCGTAGGGCGGACGCAAATTGCTTTTTGTGGTCGTTTTTCTAGGCATCTGCGAATGGATTACCTGAGCTCGGTGCTTATCAACGCCAACATCaagggcggcgaccgcgtgcTTGTCTTCGATCATTCCATGGGACTTCTCTCCGGCGCAGTTGCACGGCAGCTCAACGGTGAGAATGACGTTTTTCGATCCTTTGAAAGCACCCCAGATCTCCAGTCACACACGGATTACTGACCTCCGTGCATCAGTCAACGCGAATGTAGATAGATCgagctatatatatatatatatatatatatatatatatatatatatatatatatatatatatagctgCGCACATGAGAGGGGTATGGAGAGTCGAG from Besnoitia besnoiti strain Bb-Ger1 chromosome XIII, whole genome shotgun sequence includes these protein-coding regions:
- a CDS encoding zinc finger, C3HC4 type (RING finger) domain-containing protein (encoded by transcript BESB_031040) encodes the protein MEAAEAEALALQIQRDLNEEGEAAARAFAPLSASQAAIILVEPALRRAKQLRERLLYKRRRSRERDMLHYHVNFTFLGSTLLISPLAGPQSTRSRVLRIADMLRRDRRMAASIYFFYGFCLMGFTACLVALLVLYRHDWDRGCDAGVKLWGLVWLGRMIVQLVLNTLVTSWRIRASLATVPRVLVILTRLVHAFGFTWWLFGVEQLYFEPHCGEPTLARTVAQIMFWVTGTVYLVPFLVYTLICLCLPCIIYFMVRFAVRPADRQPTPPLLIQQLEVKTYRDLVENLRRQYTLDTHEVDVQQERRSLPGLSFGTVIDSVSNLLASGAPSVSPSAPPPGGFARLGSTGAVGGGGLPGASSAGGLGARAVSRELGEGGPSASGLLERQSISINKSCPICMVDLDDEDEVLIMPCDSRHFFHKACVEHWLETSQACPICRANIVNILIGTPSDPNMAPVDQRDLEMQI
- a CDS encoding eukaryotic initiation factor 3, gamma subunit protein (encoded by transcript BESB_031050), giving the protein MAGLAAGNPLFDELDVASKSPSPACELGLNSTKKRKLASSSPSASSVSSSPPSSYSASSSGASARGEAPPSSASAAAALEAAASSPPRASAADVVKEGQYVVLVCSLGRRFVVRVPLGDEAGDGEASDAQAAACVKQGVAERAARGCLSRWVSAASPFDFPLSLLPGHAFYSSFLCCRGIWSLETEQTRVDDLLAKADAAEASSADEEEGAGGSACEGGSKAKTGAQKASRMARNGHEEDIEGDNRDIADSNDAQHLTAGKIECLREEGLRGEEVIRLLMMNSTTFEKKTKFAKEKYIRKKMARHLKRVTVLPATVREVCEAYYATDATKIAHLRMDYLSSVLINANIKGGDRVLVFDHSMGLLSGAVARQLNGAGRVWRLTDRGTSDKLDAELNLAPAVRQTIFNVPLAAAESWLTKRERLVRAAVTPTAAKSESEASPASSPSAEEAASAGSSAASAASQVDAATLPAPLASNRFYRELDALHAGVDSAIFILGLKKMIRATPADALPALRQLAHRLLLLGFRLLKSEGRLVVFCHNWEVASSVHAAAGASREFVHVQMQEFMLREHQILPRRTHPVMNSSLPLFSGFVVSAIRMEPDA